TGGTCATCGCGCTGCCGCTGGGAGCGGTGCTCGGCATCGGGCGGCTGTCCGACCACTCGTGGATCAGGGGCACGGCGGGCGCGGTCGTGGAGTTCTTCCGCGCCATCCCGGTGCTGCTGCTGATGCTGTTCGCCAACGAGGCGTACGCGCTGTGGAGCAACGTCGAGCGGGACGTGCGCCCGCTCTACGCGGTGGTGACCGGTCTGGTGCTGTACAACGCCTCGGTGCTGGCCGAGGTGGTCCGGGCCGGCGTGCTGTCCCTGCCCAGGGGACAGTCCGACGCGGCGCAGGCGATCGGCATGCGCAAGGGCCAGACGATGGTCCACGTGCTGCTGCCGCAGGCGGTGACGGCCATGCTCCCGGCGATCGTCAGCCAGCTGGTGGTCATCGTCAAGGACACGGCGCTCGGCGGCGTCATGCTGGGCTACAGCGAGCTGCTGAGCAACGCCCGGCTCGTCTCGACCAACTACTCCAACACCATCGCCGCCTACACGATGGCCGCGGCGGTCTTCGTCGCGCTGAACTTCCTCCTGACCAGCTTCGCGGGCTGGCTGGAAGGGCGGATCCGCCGGGGCAAGCGCACCACCGGTGCGGTACTGTCGACCACCACCACCGAGGAGATGGACATCGCCGGGGACGTACCCGGGCCATATCGCCTCGGACAGGGTCCCGATACCAGAACCTAGGCCAAGCGGCCCGAACGGGGGCCGACTTGACGCCTGATCACGCGCTCGGTTCCATACGTGCTGTGCTGCCCGTGATCATCGCCGGCGCGGGCCCTGTCGGGCTCGCGCTGGCGCTTGCCCTCGCCGGGCACGGCGTCCCCACCGTCGTCCTCGACGGCGCCGACGGGCCGCCTCCCTCGCGCCTCGCCCGCACCTGCGTGCTGCCGCACGACGTCGCCCGCTGGGCCGCGCTGCCGGGCGTCGCCGAGGAGGCGGCGGCGTGGCTCGGCTGGCGCGCCACGCTCCGGGGCAGGACGGTGCTGCACGAGGAGTTCGCTCCGGGGAACGCCCCGCGCCATGTGCCGCAGCACGTGCTGCACCGGGCGCTGCGGGACGCCGCCGTCCGCCAGGAGCTGGTGCGGCTGGCCAGGGGGCACCGGCTGACCGACATCGAGCAGCGCGGCGGCGAGGTGGTGGCGCACACCGTCTCGCGCGCCCCGGACGGGCGGCGCGAGCAGAACCGGCAGTGGCGCGGCAGCCATCTGGTCGGCTGCGACGGCGCCCGGTCCACCGTGCGGAAGCTGCTCGGCATACCCTTCCACGGCCGCACCGGCGTCGCCCGGTACGCGGTGGCGGCGCTGCGGGCCGAGCTGCCCCGGCCGGAGGAGGCCGGGCTGCACCGCGGGCTGCCCGTCGGCGAGGTCACCGCCCGGCCGCTGACCGGGGGCCGGTGGCGGCTGGACTGGCCGCTGCCGCCGGACGACGGCCTGGTCACCCCGGAGTCCCTGCTCGACCGGGTGCACGCCACGCTCGCCGCCTGGCACGGCGGCGAGGTCCCGGCCTACGACCTGCTGGACACCGGCGTGCATATCTGCCACCAACGGCTGGCCCGGAGCTGGCGCACCGGACGGGTCTTCCTGGCCGGCGACGCCGCCCACTTGGTCGGCGCGCTCGGCACCCAGCAGGTCGGCGAGGGGCTGCGGGACGTGGACAACCTCGCCTGGAAGCTGGCCGTCGCCTGCCACGAGGGCCATGCCGAGACCCTGCTCGACAGCTACCAGGCCGAACGCCGCACCGCCGTCGGCGTCCGGCTGCGCGCGGTGGACCAGGCGCTGCCGCTGGCGCGCGGCCGGGGTGGCCTGTCGGCCCGGCTCACCGGCCGTGGCCGGGGGCGGCTCGCCCTGCTGACCGACGGGCACCTGGGCCGGGGCGCGCTGGGCGCGCCCGCCCGCTACGCCGCCTCCCCGATCGCCAGCGTGCCCAGGGGCGCCCACGCCACCGACACCCCGCTCGGCGCGCCGACCGCGGACGTGCCGGTCATCGCCCTCGACGGTTCGGCGAGCCGGCTGCGGGACCGGCTGGGCGGCCCGCTGCTGCTGGTGCTCACCGCTCCGGGGGCCGGCGTGTGGGACGCCAAGCACTGGCTGTCCGCCGGCCTCATGCCCGAACTGGCCGCGGCGGCGCGCACGCTGCCGCTGCCCGCCGAGGTGCTGGTCACCGAGGAGTACCCCGGCGCCGGGGCACATACCCTGCTGGTCGTCCGCCCCGACGGGCACCTCGCCGCCGCCCTCGCGGGCACCGACCAGGAGGCCCTGCGGGAGTGCGTGCGGACGCTGCGCGGCGCGAGTGACGAGCCTCCCTCTTCCGGCCCCGGGGGCCAGGAGGTCCCGCCCGCGGCCGAGCCCCGGGCGACCGGCCGCTGAGCTTCAGAGCTCGTCCGGGAACACCTCGCCATCCTCCTCCACGCCCTCGGCCGCCAGGACCTCGCGGACCACCCGCAGCGCCAGCGGCTCCGGATAGCCCTTGCGGGCCAGCATCCCGACCAGCCGCCGCAGCCGCTTCTCGGGAGCGACACCCCGGGTCGCCCGCAGCCGGCGCTCGACCAGGTCCCGCGCGGTCGCCTCCTCCCGCTCCGGGTCGAGCTGCCCGACCGCCTCGTCAATCACCGACGGGGCCACCCCCTTGGTGCGCAGCTCGCGGGCGAGCGCCCGCCGGGCCAGACCGCGGCCGTGGTGCCGGGATTCCACCCAGGCGTCCGCGAACGCCGCGTCATCGATGAGCCCCACCTCCTCGAAACGGTCCAGCACCGCCGTGATCACCTGCTCGGGAACGTCCCGCTCGCGCAGGGCGTCGGTCAACTGCCGCCGGGTGCGCGGGGTTCCGGTGAGCAGACGCAGGCAGATCGCTCGCGCCCGCTCCACCGGGTCCCTCGGGGTGCTGCGCGGTGGCCCCGCTCCGGCCCTCGACGGAGCGGGGCCACCGCAGTCTTCGCGCGCCGGGCGCTCCGGCCACTCACTGCGCCGGGTCACCGTCAGCTCTTGGCCGCCACGGGCTTGGCCGCCTTGGCCGCCTTGACCGGAGCGGTCACGGGCGTCGCCGTCACCGGGGCCACGTCCAGCGCGTCCTTGCCCGCCACGTCCTTGGCCGCAGTGTCCTTACCGGCCGCGTCCTTGACCGCCGCGTCCTTGACCGGCTCGGCCGCCGGGGTCTCGGGCTTCGGCCCGATGCCCAGCTTCTCCTTGATCTTCCGCTCGATCTCGTTGGCCAGATCGGGGTTGTCCCGCAGGAAATTCCGCGCGTTCTCCTTGCCCTGGCCGAGCTGGTCGCCCTCGTATGTGTACCAGGCGCCGGACTTCCGGATGAACCCGTTCTCGACGCCCATGTCGATCAGGCCGCCCTCGCGGCTGATGCCGGTGCCGTAGAGGATGTCGAACTCGGCCTGCTTGAAGGGCGGGGCCACCTTGTTCTTGACCACCTTGACGCGCGTGCGGTTGCCCACGGCGTCGGTGCCGTCCTTCAGCGTCTCAATGCGGCGGATGTCGAGCCGCACCGAGGCGTAGAACTTCAGCGCCCGGCCGCCGGTCGTCGTCTCCGGCGAGCCGAACATCACGCCGAC
Above is a window of Streptomyces sp. NBC_01803 DNA encoding:
- a CDS encoding amino acid ABC transporter permease; translation: MSDLSVLYDAPGPRAKVRNAVYAVLFLVVLAAVGWWVWQQLDDKNQLDADKWEPFFTDSRVWTTYLLPGLQDTVTAAGLSLVIALPLGAVLGIGRLSDHSWIRGTAGAVVEFFRAIPVLLLMLFANEAYALWSNVERDVRPLYAVVTGLVLYNASVLAEVVRAGVLSLPRGQSDAAQAIGMRKGQTMVHVLLPQAVTAMLPAIVSQLVVIVKDTALGGVMLGYSELLSNARLVSTNYSNTIAAYTMAAAVFVALNFLLTSFAGWLEGRIRRGKRTTGAVLSTTTTEEMDIAGDVPGPYRLGQGPDTRT
- a CDS encoding FAD-dependent monooxygenase, whose protein sequence is MLPVIIAGAGPVGLALALALAGHGVPTVVLDGADGPPPSRLARTCVLPHDVARWAALPGVAEEAAAWLGWRATLRGRTVLHEEFAPGNAPRHVPQHVLHRALRDAAVRQELVRLARGHRLTDIEQRGGEVVAHTVSRAPDGRREQNRQWRGSHLVGCDGARSTVRKLLGIPFHGRTGVARYAVAALRAELPRPEEAGLHRGLPVGEVTARPLTGGRWRLDWPLPPDDGLVTPESLLDRVHATLAAWHGGEVPAYDLLDTGVHICHQRLARSWRTGRVFLAGDAAHLVGALGTQQVGEGLRDVDNLAWKLAVACHEGHAETLLDSYQAERRTAVGVRLRAVDQALPLARGRGGLSARLTGRGRGRLALLTDGHLGRGALGAPARYAASPIASVPRGAHATDTPLGAPTADVPVIALDGSASRLRDRLGGPLLLVLTAPGAGVWDAKHWLSAGLMPELAAAARTLPLPAEVLVTEEYPGAGAHTLLVVRPDGHLAAALAGTDQEALRECVRTLRGASDEPPSSGPGGQEVPPAAEPRATGR